CTACGCTTTCCACATCGAATATACGGATTAAAAATCAATGCCAATATATTAATTTTTAAAACAATTTCCATCCAGCCAAACTATTGACACCACATAGCCGATTGAAAGAACTTTCATTACTGACCATCGCGAAAAGTGTCCGACCTCATGACTGGCCCGCCATTACAAGCCACCATACATCAGCAGATCAACACCATGATCCGACGACATGCTCCATCTGCCAATGAATCATGCCCCCTTGCAGATCTTGCCAACGCAAGGAACGCTGGGATTCACCCAATTCACTACCTGCATATAGCCGGATTTACGTGATTGGTATATTTATCAGAATCAACAAACAACCACCTGATCAACAAGGCTGATCGCAATGGCGGCAGCCATCCTTGCAAACCTAGGCCTGGTACAACCTATTTCTTGAGTGTGACAACGCTTCGTGTTACAACTAAATCAAGAATGATCCAGGCTCTCACCGGAGGATCGCCTCATGGGCAAACACTACCGGGTTCACATCTCCGTCGCCCCCCTTGGTGCAACCGAGGTCAAAAAAGCCCTCACCGCCATCCGCGAGGCATGGACATCACCTCACTACATCAACAAATTGGAGAAAAACAAGGTTTTTTTCCTGCAAGCCTCAGCCGAAGCAGGCTTTCTCCCAGATGAAAGCGAACAGGCCTTCGCCCAACGGGTGTCGGTTGCCATCTGGAAGAAAGTCGGTCGTTACGTCAAAGTGGTCATCGACACCAGTGACAGCGACGAAGTCCCCACCGACTGTTTTGAATTGAGCGAATACGACTACCGAAAACTGATGCGTGCCAGCTGAGCTTCGTGCGCCACTGGCCATCCAGTTGAATGGCCTCGCGGCTCGACATCGAAGCCGCCCTTTATCGCCAGGTACCCTCCCCTAACGGCACTGGGCGACTGCGTCCGCCAAACGCTCGACCGCAATCACCTCCATCCCTTCGATAGGCGTCTTGGGGCGATTGGCCTTCGGGACAATAGCCTTGGTAAAGCCCAGCTTGGCAGCCTCCTTCAATCGCTCCTGCCCACGCTGCACCGGTCGCACCTCCCCGGCCAGCCCCACCTCACCAAATACCACCATTTTCTCAGTCAAGGCCCGATTCCGCATCGAAGACACCACCGCCAACAACACGGCAAGATCTGCCGCCGGCTCGGCAATTTTTACACCGCCAACAGCATTGATGAACACGTCCTGATCGAAACAGCCGATCCCGGCATGGCGATGCAACACCGCCAACAGCATAGCCAACCTGTTCTGCTCCAGCCCCACTGACAAACGACGTGGATTGGGCGAGTGGGCATCATCGACCAATGCCTGTACTTCGACCAGCAGCGGGCGGGTACCCTCCTGCGTCACCATGACACAAGAGCCCGGAACCGGCTCTTCGTGCTGCGACAAAAACAAGGCAGAAGGGTTGGACACACCACGCAGCCCCTTGTCCGTCATGGCAAAGACACCCAGCTCATTGACCGCACCAAACCGATTCTTGATTGCCCGGATCAAACGAAAACTGGAATGCGTATCCCCTTCGAAATACAGCACCGAGTCCACAATATGTTCCAGCACCCTTGGCCCCGCCAGTGCACCCTCTTTGGTGACATGGCCGACGATGATCATGGTCGTACCATGCGATTTGGCGTACCGGGTCAGTTGCGCCGCACACTCCCTGACCTGGGCTACGCTCCCCGGCGCAGATTGCAACGTATCGGTGTACACGGTCTGAA
This portion of the Chitinivorax tropicus genome encodes:
- the radA gene encoding DNA repair protein RadA, producing the protein MSKIKTAYSCAACGGQSSKWQGQCPHCGEWNTLSETILESTQKRFAGLAKSSEVQSLSAVTAEEVPRHPTGIDELDRVLGGGLVKGAVVLIGGDPGIGKSTLLLQALAQVGVTRHVLYVSGEESAQQIALRAKRLAVDAASVRLLAEIQLERIAATLATEKPDVVVIDSIQTVYTDTLQSAPGSVAQVRECAAQLTRYAKSHGTTMIIVGHVTKEGALAGPRVLEHIVDSVLYFEGDTHSSFRLIRAIKNRFGAVNELGVFAMTDKGLRGVSNPSALFLSQHEEPVPGSCVMVTQEGTRPLLVEVQALVDDAHSPNPRRLSVGLEQNRLAMLLAVLHRHAGIGCFDQDVFINAVGGVKIAEPAADLAVLLAVVSSMRNRALTEKMVVFGEVGLAGEVRPVQRGQERLKEAAKLGFTKAIVPKANRPKTPIEGMEVIAVERLADAVAQCR